In Pyrus communis chromosome 15, drPyrComm1.1, whole genome shotgun sequence, the genomic stretch CTGAGATCTTCTTGTTCTACGAAAGTACCCCTGGTAAAAAAGTCAACCTCCAGAAGAGTGAGGTCTGTTTTAGCCACAATATCAAAAGACCCATCCGAGGCAAGCTGGTTGCCTTGCTGGGCGTTCAGATGGTCGACCGACATTTAAAGTACCTGGGTATGCCAACTTATATGGGAAGAAACAAAAGCCAATGATTTGCATACATCAAAGAACGGATGTGGAAGAGACTCCAAAGCTGGAAATGAAAGATTGTTAGTGTTGCTGGTAAAGAACTTCCCATCAAGTCTGTTGCCCTAGCCATTCCCATTACACTATAAACTGTTATCTTATTCCAAAGTAGTGTTGTGATGCCTTATATAGGATGATTTCTTCCTTCTGGTGGGATGACATTGAAGGAAGGAAACAAACTCACTGGATTTCATGGGAAAAACTCTGCATCCCGAAATCCGAATGAGGCTTGGGCCTACGGAACTTGTATGCTTTCAACCTCAGCCTTCTAGCGAAAATAATGGTGGAGAATCATCATGAATCATACCTCTTTGGTTTTGAGGGTTCTCAAGGCAAAGTACTTCCCCAACAGATCATTCCTCGAGGCCATGATGTCGCCCGATGCTTCATACTCCTGGAAAAGTATTTATACAGCGAGGGATATAATATCTAGGGGTTCAAGGTGGCAAATAGGCAGTGGATCCTCAATAAGAATTTGAAAAGATCCTTGGGTTCCTTTGTATGGTTGATCACAAATTTTCATTCCAAAGCCAGCAAATTCACCTCTTCATATGGTTAGTGAGTTGATTGACCCTATAGCCAAAGTGTGGAATCTCGACCTCATTTCTGGCTTCTTCTCTGCTCAACCTAATCCAGTCCATCCCCCTGAGCATTTGAAGTCCAGCAGATTTACTATCATGGTAGATCGAAAAGAATGAGAGATTCTCAGTAAGGAGCGCCTATCACCTTGCTTGGGAGTGGCTTTATCCAAGCAATACGGGGTCCTCATCCTCAAACCCTCTCGGGAGATCAACCTTTTGGTCCAAGATATGGCACACAAAGGTTCCCCTAAAGGTCAAAATAAGCATGTGATACCTTTGTAACGACATCATCCCCACCAAAGTGAACCTAGCCAAGCGCCATATCACGACTGATTTGCCGTGCGTGATGTGTAACCACCATGATGATACAATCCTTCACTTACTGAAAAAATGTCCTTTCGCTAAATGTGCTTGGTTATCGTCCCACCTTGGATGCCACTCTAGGACTCCTATCCCCCATTTTTCCTCTGGCCATGGACATTACGAGTATGCTAAAATCTGAAATGTTCGATTCCTTTATGATGTTCTGCTGGGCACTTTGGGGCACTAGAAAAGCGAAGCTTTGGAGTTCTAAATGTGGTCCTCTGGGTAGTGCTCTGAGCTACTTAGTGGTGGCTCTCATTTCTCTTGGCCAACAAAATAGTGGTCCCTACCCCCTTTTGCAAGGTTCGGCAAAGTGGTCATGCCCTCATTCGGGTCGCCTCAAACTCAACATTAAGCCTCCTAGAACCAGTTCAATTGTTCAGGTGGCTACGGTTTGAAAATAAAGGATGATTCAAGAGGCTTCTTGGCTGCCAAATGTGGAAGCTTCCCTGATATTTTCTCCCCTTCAGTCAGAAGCAATGGATGTTCAAATTGGTTTGATCTGGGggtaaaaaaaagggttttctAATATCCTTTGTGAATTAGATTCGCTTCAGATTGTTGAAGGCTTGCGACAACCTTGGGTTAATCGATCTTCTCTTGGTCAATTAATCGAAGACATCAAGTCACTGGCTCCGGTGGTCACTGAAGCTCCTATCATCCACGTTTGTCGTCAAGCCAATGTCGGGGCTCATAGACTTGCTCATCTCAGACTCTTAATCAATCAATGCGTTGAATGGGTAGAGCATCCCCCTAGTATTATTACCGACATATTAGCTGTGGATTGCCCCACATCTGTGTCAACCTTGAATGTACTGTTTTCTCTTTAAGATGAATGAAATTCACTATCGAttccttcaaaaaaaaaaaaactagactAACCCTTTTTTTGGTCAACTAAATGGCACCCCAGTTTGCCTGAGAAGATGATTAAAAAGACAAATCAATATCAATACAAAAATAGAACCAACCAACCATTCTTTTGGTAGGTAGAAAAGAAGATGGACATGAAAATGCAGTAAAAATTAACTAGTTATAACCAAAGAATTGGTAAATCCATGACGTCATGGAGGCATGGACTTTCCTGACTCCCCCTCTCCCCTCAAAATTCCAAACCCAGCAATTTGCATCGAGAAGAACTTACATGTAATGGGTAAACATCTAACATAACGTCCCGTCCAATAATACAATTTGTGATATTATGTTCTTGAATTGGAACACCATGTGATAGCAAACCTGTTTTATACAATTTACTCTCATACCCCCTCCCACTAACCTTGAAAGAGATGTGTctaatttcatttcttttcttctaattcACACAAGGAAACTGACACCCCACCTCACTCCTTGTATACCTCTCATCTTCTTTTTCAATTCTCTCAAGCTTCGTGAATTTCCTCAACACTAACCCTCTTTAATGGCAGTGATCAAACACAGAAAGCTCTTCCCATCTGCACCAATTTCCACAAACCAAACTGATTGTCCAGACTTTTGCCCCGATTGCACGTACGACTGTTACCGTTATGCTGATTTCtacacaccaccaccaccaccaccaccaacttCAGTTATCAATCAAACCAACCCAAATCACCATATCTCACCTTATGTGGTGCTCTTAGTCTCTTTGCTAGCTAGTTTTTTCCTTCTTATTGGGTACTATATTATTGTGGTGAAGTCTTGCACAAGTTGGTGCAGTCACAGAAGTAATGGATCTTCACCCTCTCAATCTACCGGCACGGATGAAGAGTTACTTGAAGATCAAGTAGACCATCCAATCTGGTTCATCTCCTCCGTTGGTTTGCAACAGTCAATCATAAATTCAATTTCAGTTTGTAAGTACAGGAAAGACGAGGGCTTGATCGAAGGGACTGAGTGTTCGGTTTGTTTGAATGAGTTTCGAGAAGATGACACCCTAAGGCTGTTGCCAAAGTGCAATCATGCTTTCCACATTCCTTGTATTGACACTTGGTTGAGGTCCCACACGAATTGCCCGATATGCCGCGCTAATATTATGAGAGAGACTCAGATCAGTACTTCCACAGACACAAATGGAGAACCCCAGATGGAGAATTCTGAGAGTGAAGGTGAAATAGGTGCAAATAATCAAGTGGGATATCAAGACGTTTGCGAAAACAGAGCTGGGGTGGATGATGACGGTGAAAATATGCCAAAGCAGGAAAtaaattcaaatgaaaattggGCTCTTGAAAGAAGGTCTATCTCAATTATTTCCTCATTGGCTCCAACAAAGTTAGTCATCAAAGTGCAGAATGCTGAAAAAATGCATTCGGACCTTGCTCGAAAGCGTCATTCTCCCATTAGGCAATGTCTACATATAAGCCCTATTTTGATGAAACGGTCTTTGAGACGTAAGTGGAGCAAAATTTCTGTTGTTCCCCTGTAAAGTTTGTTTAATTGTGTGAGATGTTTGTGCTGTAATATACAGATTTCTTGTTTCTTGACATGGAAAGTGACATTTTATTTGAAATTCTGACTTGTCAAAAAAGGAGATTGGAGCACCAAATGCAGAATCCAATTGCTATCTGCAGAATAATGCTCAAGAAAAGTAAAGCTACATGTGGCTCATAAGACATTCATAACAAGTTAACCGAAGTCCATCCATTAAtcacttatttattttatattttcatacACCAAAAGGAAAAGTGGAGAGCATCGAATCATGGTACTTTTTTGTACATGGTATTTTCAAAAAGTAGAACATAAAAATGATCTTCTGCAACCAAAACGTAAAAAATAAGCCAATTTCCAGTCCAAGCTAATctaaaaggaaaggaaaaatgaTGTACAATAATGCTCACCAAACAACTACTGATACCTACATTTGGAATGTGAGGATTATAACTACAGATTTCCTTCTGGAAAGTGCTAGTGTTGGAAGCTGCCAACAAACAGTGAGTGTGTGAGAGTTGCGCGTAAAACTAACTTCTTAACCAAAAGATTGTACACTAAGTGGGACGTTGGTTCAGTTAAGTTATTTTTTGTGCCCCAAGCAAACTAGGACTTACAATTTTGGTGTGAATTTGGGTGAAATGTAaatgaaagagaaaaagaaactaaaacgaGAAACAAAATGTAATCATTTCATAATAGAGTCAAGATTACAAATAtttacaaaagtaaaatatgGAGGAGTCCACTGAGGTCTCTAGGGTCGGATTGGACAAAACAGGAAATATTGCCTCGTAGAGGTGATCAAGGTAGTTGAAATTGCACGTCAACCAAATTATAACATGGGGTCGTAGAGCTATAAAAGTTTTAGATCCTAGGGTCTTAGGCAGTATTTATTTCGAAGGTAGGCTTTGAATTGTAACTTAAGAGCTAGAGGTTTTGCTAAAGAGCAATTTGGGTTTGTATTGAAGAGTAGTTGGGTTGATTAAAGAATCACTAAGGTTCATataaggagaaattaggttctcattcttccttttgctactccattgattaaaatcctattcattttcaatttttgatcaagatccttggtattaataacatcattaattatttcaataataaatttttttttatttctaaatatattcatttaatgtttaaaatgttacaattagtatatttacatttatgactaaattttttatcatatatttttagttttagtttgtacccatttttaatttgtaccaattttcttttcagttttaatttgtacccatatattaatttctttttgtgcccatatttttttttatttgtactttttatttttgctaaatgtactcattcttaaatatatcaatttgttatatgtaacatgtacaattttttatataaaatctattcaatttttttctaatccatttttaaacttatatgggtacattcttttttctttgattttaaaatgtatccatatcaagtttaatcgaagaaatttactaacgttattaagcctaatatctttttttttttttttttgtgattttgaagaatgtacccatgtatacacacacacacaatagtatatttatattttaatatttttaatcccagaaattatggtttttttattatttaaaatctcatttatataaacaactaaaatttctaatttttaatttaaaaaatatagtaacgtatatagaaataaattatcacattaatttcagggaccttgatcaaaaattaaaaaccaacaaggtttcaatcaaagattATTTATAACTAAGGACTGCATTCAAAGTCTCCCTTCATATAATCATAGAGATTGAGCAGTGAAGAAGGAGCAACCTCAACCTTTAACACTGAGTTCAAGCACAGATAGATCGGTCATTTGGCTCTAACGATGACTATAATTCTTGATTGGTGGCCTTCAGCTGTGTCTTGTGGTGGCATCAACATGTTGGATGACGTGTTCCTTGGCATTTAGGGAGGCGAAATATTTCCAGGCTTGGTTGTCTGCACGCATACACACTTCGGGAAGAATCCTATCCAAGCCCTCGAATGGTTTGAGATGAAAAGAGTTGGTCGTCTGATCCCTAAGATAGGATCCTAGCTTAGGTTTCGAAATTGGTGGACCAGAGTCGCATGACTTTATGTAATAAAAATTGTTTGATCCCACAAcaagcgttttttttttttttttttaatatttatggcccaaacaacaatataattaaaagaaatagTAACAACTAAATGAGCCAACTTCTAGTCGagactaacaataatatgaagAGGTTGGAAGAATTGTGAACTATCAGAAACTGGAATGAGCATACAAATCAATGTAGAAGTCAATGATTGAAATACGATTGATAATATAATCAATGTAGGAGTCTAAAGTGCGCGTTACACTTATACACTATAACCATTGGTAGCCTGCATGAAACCTCTCTTCGCTGAGCGTGATggctgcattttttttttatttttttttatttttgaaataaaacttGGACTCATTTATTGAGTCTTGTGTGTGTTATATTCGCCACACTACTAATTCAACGCTCATAAATTAGTTAAGTtggctttattttttttagcatGAGTCCTTTTGAtttgaaattctttttattttatttatttattttggtcaaacgatagattttgttagattagtcaccgacGGAGTTTGAACCCATATCGTCATGCAAGCACTCAACACCTTTCCTTTAATTTGATATTATTCCCGATATGCTTCTTGAAAAATATAACTTCTCTTGATTATCAATTATACAACTACCGTTTCATAAAAAGAGGACAGATGTCTCATGATCATTGGTTGTCATAATCACTGCCACGTCAGCCAAAGttgttaaaatatttattaGATGTTAAGTGTTCGTTGGTTAATTCATTACAAGTAAGCTTCTATTGTGCTTAGTATATCAGGAACTGCAACTCACAAATGTAATCAGTCAGTCATCTTTTTCAGAAATACAGAAACCTCAGCTCTTAACTAAACTTTTCTCTAGCTATTCATCTTTATCAattcttcattgttctttggTTTTTCTTCAATGTAGTTAATAACTATTTTCTCAAGTGAGTTATAGATGCCGCTAAAATATTCTACCCCCTTctactgaaaatatgactttaacccctcaaattcaaaattttccatataaaacccgacataatttttttaccaaaaaaaaaacccaatgactaggaTCCACCTAAGTGAATTCATTAATTACATATTACTTtacacattttacattttttagatGGCTAAAATAACCCTATTGCATATTTGATGTGCACAATTAATTCTATGCAGATTGTAAGGAGAGAGTTAATAattttgcaaaaagaaaaataagacatTAATGTTAAATAATTCATTGCATATTAATATCAAATATGATAATTGTTGGCTTAATTCTATGTATTTGGCATTAtgagttcatatatatatttttacaaaaaaaaaaaaaaaaaaacctaatatatgtaataatacattaaaaaaaaagtaatttacctaccatgtacaaaaatgttatttgattcaaaatgtgtgtatatgtgtgtgtgtgtgtgtgtgtatttatataattagaccatattaatttacctacctactatttgaaatgttcatttccaattatgcaaaatattgtatgccaacaacaaaatattgcataaacttaggaattggatcatgcttttgattttatcttttacctacaaacaatcatatacatattgctttatatatttttaccaaaaaaacgTCCCTAATAggctaatatatgtaataatacatgaaaaataatttacctatcatgtataaaaaaatgttatttgattcaaaatatataatctatgtagtgtgtgtgtgtgtgtatatatatatatatataattggaacaaattaatttacctacctacaaattaattttcaataatttacctacaaaaagtTATACCCCGTGTGTAatataatatcttttttttcacTAATACATAGAGATTAATTTACCCATAACAAGAAGAAATATAAtttgatgtattatattgaaaaatattatgtcatacctatatttatacaacaataaaacgtgcctaatatatgtaacaatacatgaaaaataatttacctacaagttagagaaGTATTagttgattcaaaatatataatacggatttagtataatttgtttttaataattggaacaaattaatttacttcccaattaatgcaaaatatatatatcacaaaaaGGTAAGTTTTTGGTATGATATGGATACAATTAATGCAATACAAcagtttatatattttatttcactttttctacaacttttaatttgaaataaattTAGCGATTTGAGAAAGTGGCATGGGTGTAAATAATTTGTATTAGTAGGTCAATAGTATTCCGATGTGGCTGtagattttaaatttgggcttTTATTGGACGTTCAAATATAGATGGGTTTTTATTTAGGAATCATGAATTGTAAGGACCAAAATCTAAAGCTCCCAGTATTCTATAGGCAAAAATTTGTAAAGCTAATAGCTTTCTGTCTTTTCTTGGCCCCAGTATAACATGTCAAAAGCAGAACAACTTTAATATGAATTGCAATAATTTCTTCCACGAAACTTCTTCATTCCTTTTTAATGGTAAATGAAGCTTCTTCGCTCTTGCGCTCAGAACTTAGATGATTAACTTGTTAGAAACGATAGCTTTTTAACATTGAGAATTTCGTCGTGAGCCCTTAAACACGCCAAAGTGCTTTGTCCTAAATTCTTCATTCATGAACCTTCTTTCTTGCTCACAAGTCAACATTCTAAAGCTACCAAAGCGCAATATCAAAAGCACTCCAGTAGTAATAGTAATAAGATCAATTATAAACAAAGCAAAATAAGATAGGTCTGAGATGCAGTAAGTGCACGTAGAAGTGTTCGGGTTTCGTGTGCATGTTGTTTTTGCTAAATTTTTTGAGAAATCTCGACGATACTcggaaaaaattaattcaatttaaCCAATAAAGAACACAAATAGGGGATATAAAGTGTTACGGTCTTAACCTCGTCCTAATTAAAATTTAGGGTACCTCTCATACCGATCAGGAATACTATTTTCAACAGATGAAACAGCCGTTTGATTTCTAATCCATCGTCTTCAATCCCGGTTAGCCAAtttactttcttcttctttttttttttttttttttttttcagaaaaaaggTTGTTAATTACTCTCACACAAGCCTCAAAATTAAGTTAACTTCCACATTTGGGattaattacattttcataGACACCAACCTTTTCTTTCCTCTGTAACTTGTCCCGCGACAACAATAAAATGCTGCAAACCAAAATGCAAATCTCATTACGTTGAACTAACttaactggaaaaaaaaaattccaacacgACTAAATTAAGAACTAATTGATTTATCATTTATAATCTTCCCGTCACAACATTTTTGTTTCTCACAACATGTATACTCATGTGCATGTTGTAAAAACGAGTTTATCCATAATGCATGTGCAAGTTAATCTCAATTAATAGAAAATGAGCTAGGGTTATATCGATGGGTATATAATTTAAGTACAAATATTCGACTGTACAATGGGGACCCTACCCTCCAATTGTAGGaattgtctcattttgatcACAAGTAATGATAGGGAGACCAACTATTtagaccaaattttataaattatatgacgtgattgttgatgattgaattattatttaagtgttgattaacatatttatttcctattgatgacatatcatttgatttataaatttaggCTAAAAAATTAATCTACGTAGCATTATTCAGTCATTCCATAATTCAAAATGTTCGACTCCCAAAGTTATTCCAGCAGATTTATGCCAAAGTATGTAATTTATTTGACGATGGAATTATAATTTGCATCTGGGACACTACTGTATCATAAATTAAGTAATGATAGAGAAAAATGGTACTTAATATATCTTTTCTGGATGAGGATCCTCCTTGTGAGTATTCCTAGAATCCTTACATCCTAatcattcattgtatatcgtgcggtcagtttttattagatactatttatgtttaattttaaataaaaaaattcaaaatgatttctaTCCGCATAATTTACTATAAATAGTTAAGTTATGATATCCTTAAGATCCCGCCATTTAGATCCGGATGGGTCCAAATCCATCTTTTCTGTCTATTTTGTTGGTTTTATAGGTATTGGGAAGATGCTGTTGCAGTGATTATTTCAATCATTGTGCCTCACTGTAGACAATTAGATTAGTTTAATTTTTTCTCAATAAGCAAACATACACCATACAATATAATGCAAAAGAGACGGAAGAAAAATTAATCCACCCAAACAAAAGGATTAAACTTTCAGCTAATTAAAGTCGACTTCTTGATTAATGCTGCGCAGCATTTGATTAACAGCTGCTGCTATTTCATCCACTGTATTGAGGAGGCACCCTTCTTCAATCTGTCCCAATtcacaacaaaaattaatttgttttctaaaattataAAGACATATATAGTGAATTTAGTAAAGAAACAAAATGATAATTTGTTCTTatttggacaatttttttttagtgcatGAACTCGAAGGATTCACATCGGACCCACTTGATCGATGCATACACACTTACACAGTGCAaaaccaaatgacaaaaatgtaaCTTGTTCTTATTAATTTGTAGACAAACATTTTAGTGCAGGGTAATTTTAAGAAGATTAAAtttggagattaaatttgtaaaccaaatgatgtgtcactaatagaaataagcacgtttatcaatgtttaagtaataaaccaatcatcaacttccatatcctttagttttcaaaattttatcttctaaatttagtctccctaacattacttttTAGTTTATGAACTTGTAGCATTCCCATCATCACATCCCACTTGCTGCAAACGCAGTGCAaaaccaaatgacaaaaatgtggtgtggaaaataatataataagacGGTGTGAACTGATTAGTTGGTAAAGTAATCTTCTTTTGTCCTTTAAATAGCCTGAGATTAAAATCCAACGTTATTAAAAGCTTAGTGTTCCCGTCACTTCCTTGTTTACTGTACTCCTTTCattgtttttcaataaaaaaaaataaaaaaaaaaataaaaaataaaaaataaaaacttctacAATTGTtgatatggttaatttttgaAACAGTTACTAGCACtccaaatatttaattatacatTCAAAACAacctatattaaaaaaaaaaaattacacttacGAGAGATGCACGACAAAATTTTTAAAGTGACAATAATTATCATTTTTCGGCCAAATGGAAATGCTTTCTTGATAGGACAATATTAATTATGAAAAGGTAATGCAATCATTTGAAAAGACTTGGCTGCAAAACTGTAAAACTAATTACCTTAACGCTAACTGAGTAGAGGACCATTTCATCAGCTGTGGTGACATTAAGGTGAAGAACACTGAGCCTAAGGCTTTGAAACCCAGCCACCATGTTCAACAGCTGTCTAGGCCTTTTCTTGGAAAGTATCTTCAGGTTGGCATGGCTGTCCACCATGGTCACTTCTATGTCTGCTGCTGCTTCTGCCCACTGGTTGTTGTTATACTGAGTCGTATTCAACTCGTT encodes the following:
- the LOC137716750 gene encoding RING-H2 finger protein ATL54-like; this translates as MAVIKHRKLFPSAPISTNQTDCPDFCPDCTYDCYRYADFYTPPPPPPPTSVINQTNPNHHISPYVVLLVSLLASFFLLIGYYIIVVKSCTSWCSHRSNGSSPSQSTGTDEELLEDQVDHPIWFISSVGLQQSIINSISVCKYRKDEGLIEGTECSVCLNEFREDDTLRLLPKCNHAFHIPCIDTWLRSHTNCPICRANIMRETQISTSTDTNGEPQMENSESEGEIGANNQVGYQDVCENRAGVDDDGENMPKQEINSNENWALERRSISIISSLAPTKLVIKVQNAEKMHSDLARKRHSPIRQCLHISPILMKRSLRRKWSKISVVPL